A window from Methanobrevibacter sp. encodes these proteins:
- a CDS encoding iron-sulfur cluster assembly protein, with amino-acid sequence MSEDLVNEIKDAITPINDPHMGISIVEMGIVQNITVDGDQAEITLKPTNPGCMSITRIAADTKIRAENVEGIEKAIITVEGHAMAESINEMINR; translated from the coding sequence ATGTCAGAAGATTTAGTAAATGAAATTAAAGACGCAATTACTCCAATCAACGACCCCCACATGGGAATCAGTATTGTAGAAATGGGTATTGTACAAAACATTACCGTTGACGGTGATCAAGCTGAAATTACTCTTAAACCAACAAATCCTGGTTGTATGAGTATTACTCGTATTGCTGCTGATACTAAAATCAGAGCAGAAAACGTTGAAGGTATTGAAAAAGCAATTATTACTGTTGAAGGACATGCTATGGCAGAGTCCATTAACGAAATGATTAATAGATAA
- a CDS encoding DUF5591 domain-containing protein, which translates to MKVICSSEESLYRPEAVRWRQRMEIMKPLGDTVVLLPCSMKKPYSNSKSHQKFRKLTRSFQELIVTSPFGICPRELENTFPIQSYDVSTTGSWSENEIEESGKLIAKYCEGKTIVANLAGGYLESLEYYTDDFVNVCVDERPTSPDSLYNLRMELKNHERMNRREKTLHELKSIAKYQFGENGDKFIPDNVKTKGMYHKRILSNGTQLALLNKDYGLYRLNLPGGEILKDLGIHIVNIDFDLETNTVFAPGIEKADHKILPNDEVVVVRDDTVVGVGKAVMTGREMEECKNGIAVKLKHRLKK; encoded by the coding sequence ATGAAAGTAATATGTTCAAGCGAAGAGTCACTCTACCGTCCGGAAGCGGTAAGATGGAGACAAAGAATGGAAATCATGAAACCACTTGGAGATACTGTTGTTTTATTACCATGCAGTATGAAAAAACCATATTCCAATTCCAAATCCCATCAAAAATTTAGAAAACTAACTAGATCTTTTCAAGAGCTTATCGTAACATCTCCTTTTGGAATCTGTCCTAGAGAACTTGAAAACACCTTTCCCATTCAATCTTATGATGTAAGTACTACAGGTTCATGGTCTGAAAATGAAATTGAAGAAAGCGGAAAGCTGATAGCCAAATATTGTGAGGGCAAAACTATCGTTGCCAATCTTGCAGGAGGATATTTGGAATCATTAGAATATTATACTGATGACTTTGTCAATGTTTGTGTTGACGAACGCCCAACATCCCCAGATTCACTTTATAATTTAAGAATGGAACTTAAAAATCACGAAAGAATGAACAGACGCGAAAAAACATTGCATGAACTTAAATCCATTGCAAAATATCAATTTGGGGAGAATGGAGACAAATTCATTCCGGACAATGTTAAAACCAAAGGAATGTACCATAAAAGAATCTTATCCAATGGTACCCAATTAGCATTATTGAATAAAGATTATGGATTATACAGATTAAATTTGCCCGGTGGAGAAATACTTAAAGATTTGGGAATCCATATCGTCAATATTGATTTTGATTTGGAAACGAATACTGTTTTTGCACCAGGAATTGAAAAAGCAGACCATAAGATTCTTCCAAACGATGAAGTGGTTGTTGTACGAGATGATACAGTTGTTGGCGTTGGTAAAGCCGTGATGACTGGTCGTGAAATGGAAGAATGTAAGAATGGTATTGCAGTTAAATTAAAGCATCGTTTGAAAAAATAA
- a CDS encoding TIGR00295 family protein, with amino-acid sequence MEIELLEKEGTPKNVIQHCKAVYQKAMKIAANFDDVDEDLIRKGALLHDIGRSKTHGITHAIRGVEIAEKYGYNDDVLHIIERHIGAGITAEEAEKLGLPKKSYLPLTLEEKIVAHADNLVSGSKEVDIDFVIAKWQRTIEDSDDNIERLIKLDNELIKAFEE; translated from the coding sequence ATGGAAATTGAATTGCTTGAAAAGGAAGGAACTCCTAAAAATGTAATCCAACACTGCAAAGCCGTTTACCAAAAAGCTATGAAAATAGCAGCTAATTTTGATGATGTAGATGAAGACCTTATAAGAAAAGGCGCTTTATTGCATGATATTGGAAGATCCAAGACCCATGGCATAACTCATGCAATCAGAGGTGTGGAAATTGCCGAAAAATATGGATACAACGATGATGTTTTACACATTATTGAAAGACATATCGGTGCGGGAATAACCGCTGAAGAAGCTGAAAAACTGGGACTTCCAAAAAAATCATATCTTCCACTGACTCTTGAAGAAAAAATTGTCGCTCATGCAGATAATCTTGTTAGTGGCAGCAAGGAAGTTGATATTGATTTTGTAATTGCAAAATGGCAAAGAACTATTGAAGATAGTGATGACAACATTGAAAGATTAATTAAATTAGACAATGAATTAATAAAAGCTTTTGAGGAATAA
- the tfe gene encoding transcription factor E → MIDDPLVKTLLTNVVEDESNLPIVQALIDGVETDEEIANKTEIKLNIVRKILYKLYDLGLASYKRSKDPETQWFTYTWKFEKEEVINRIIKDSEDYLKMLNDELEREENNMFFLCPQGHVRLDFDDASDYEFLCPVCGDELEFQDNAVNIKQIKEDIKMVESNFKSFSEKNR, encoded by the coding sequence ATGATAGATGATCCATTAGTAAAGACTTTATTAACCAATGTTGTTGAAGATGAAAGCAATTTACCTATTGTTCAAGCATTAATCGACGGTGTTGAAACTGACGAAGAAATCGCCAATAAAACTGAAATCAAATTAAATATTGTTAGAAAAATACTATACAAACTTTACGATTTAGGATTAGCTAGTTATAAAAGAAGTAAAGACCCTGAAACACAATGGTTTACATATACCTGGAAATTTGAAAAAGAAGAAGTCATAAATCGTATCATTAAAGACTCTGAAGATTATTTGAAGATGCTGAATGATGAATTGGAACGTGAAGAAAACAACATGTTCTTTTTATGTCCGCAAGGTCATGTGAGACTTGATTTTGATGATGCATCAGATTACGAATTTTTATGTCCAGTATGTGGAGATGAATTGGAATTCCAGGACAATGCGGTTAACATAAAGCAGATTAAAGAAGATATCAAAATGGTTGAAAGCAATTTCAAATCATTCAGTGAAAAAAATAGATAA
- a CDS encoding DegT/DnrJ/EryC1/StrS aminotransferase family protein, which yields MNIPFSPPDITEIEIEEVISALKSGWITTGPKTKELEAKITEYCGSDKTVCLSAATTALEMTLRVLGIGEGDEVIVPAYTYTASCSVICHVGATPVMVDSQTDREEMNYEKMADAITEKTKAIIPVDIAGILCDYDKIYEIIESKKDLFTPANDLQKAFNRVIIVNDCAHGFGAIQNGKRAGAIADFSCFSFHAVKNLTTAEGGAVTWKAHKGIDSESLYKKYQIYSLHGQTKDALEKTQKGSWEYDIILPAYKCNMTDVQAGIGLGQMKRYDSMLSRRHEIVKRYENAFKGTRVIVPNHTGESHSSSAHLFLARLKDITLEERNEIIIKMEERGISTNVHYKPLPLLTAYKNLGFDIKDYPNAYNLFVNEISLPLYSTLTDEEVDYITQNLLEILEKY from the coding sequence ATGAATATACCTTTCTCACCCCCTGACATAACTGAAATTGAAATTGAAGAAGTAATCAGCGCATTAAAATCAGGCTGGATTACAACAGGACCTAAAACAAAAGAACTGGAAGCCAAAATAACAGAGTATTGTGGCAGCGATAAAACTGTCTGTTTGAGTGCAGCGACAACCGCTTTGGAAATGACATTGCGAGTATTAGGCATTGGAGAAGGTGATGAAGTGATTGTACCTGCTTATACTTATACTGCTTCATGCAGCGTAATCTGTCATGTTGGGGCAACTCCAGTAATGGTAGACAGCCAAACTGACAGAGAGGAAATGAATTACGAAAAAATGGCTGATGCAATTACTGAAAAAACAAAAGCAATCATTCCAGTTGATATTGCAGGAATATTATGTGATTATGATAAGATTTATGAAATCATTGAGTCCAAAAAAGACTTATTTACACCTGCCAATGATTTGCAAAAGGCATTCAACAGAGTCATTATTGTAAATGACTGTGCTCACGGCTTTGGTGCAATCCAGAATGGAAAACGTGCCGGAGCAATCGCTGATTTTAGCTGTTTTTCATTCCATGCAGTTAAAAACCTAACAACCGCTGAAGGTGGAGCAGTTACATGGAAAGCACATAAAGGAATTGACAGTGAATCATTATACAAGAAATACCAGATTTACTCACTTCACGGACAAACCAAAGATGCATTAGAAAAAACCCAAAAAGGATCATGGGAATATGACATCATTTTGCCTGCATATAAATGCAATATGACTGATGTGCAAGCAGGAATTGGTTTAGGGCAAATGAAAAGATACGATTCAATGTTATCCAGAAGACATGAAATTGTTAAAAGATATGAAAATGCATTTAAAGGCACAAGAGTAATTGTTCCAAATCATACTGGCGAGTCTCACTCTTCCTCAGCCCATTTATTCCTCGCAAGATTAAAAGACATCACTCTTGAAGAGCGTAACGAGATTATCATTAAAATGGAAGAGCGCGGAATAAGCACAAATGTCCATTATAAGCCTCTACCACTATTAACCGCATATAAAAATTTAGGTTTTGACATTAAGGATTATCCGAATGCTTATAATTTATTTGTAAATGAAATCAGTTTACCACTTTATTCAACACTAACAGATGAAGAAGTGGACTATATTACTCAAAACTTATTGGAAATTTTAGAAAAATACTAG
- a CDS encoding nucleoside-diphosphate sugar epimerase/dehydratase, with translation MNVDSIAKYRNYLLPLMDCISIIFGYYLVSVLITDSFLMQPTSAVTRNEILISIVLAIIVFQIVFRLSKRYTNIIRYENNQDYALYIVLAVISSLIVSLIEELVLHMVNPSIKLNLLIGAVIGVILIAYRLIIRYVLLNDVVNKGINYSSENKKNLLIIGGGYSANDIIKTINATLKGQYEIIGIIDDNKKRLGYSVAGVRIIGTRDDIIKVWESENVDEIFFSIVNIDNKNKKEILEICGKTNCKVKILPSLTELITEENLYNSLRDVSIEDLLGRDPVELDNHNIKSLINKKVVLVTGAGGSIGSELCRQIMLHDPKQILLLDNYENSLYDIELELKTNHPNNDIRAVVANIREKERLDTIFDTYRPEIVFHAAAHKHVPLMENNPTEAIKNNVFGTYNLVNCSDKYGVKRFILISTDKAVNPTNIMGATKRLCEMIIQAKDKQSATEYVAVRFGNVLGSNGSVVPLFKKQLAHGGPLTVTHKEITRFFMTIPEAVALVLQAITYAEGGEIFVLDMGEPVKIYDLAKSLIELSGYTLGKDIEIEITGMRPGEKLYEELLMNEENLQETKHEKIYITESMNFTMDDIENKLDMFRDIINNEHTSKEEIKETMKKCVPTYREPEEVNGDIQ, from the coding sequence GTGAACGTAGATAGCATTGCCAAATATAGAAATTATTTATTGCCTTTAATGGACTGCATTTCCATTATTTTTGGATATTATCTTGTATCAGTACTCATTACGGATTCATTTCTAATGCAGCCAACAAGTGCAGTTACCAGAAATGAAATTCTAATCAGTATTGTTTTAGCCATAATTGTTTTTCAAATTGTATTCAGATTATCAAAAAGATACACAAACATTATCCGTTATGAAAATAATCAAGATTACGCATTATACATAGTATTGGCAGTGATATCCTCACTTATAGTATCATTAATTGAAGAATTAGTATTACATATGGTAAATCCGTCAATTAAACTTAATTTGCTCATAGGTGCTGTAATAGGTGTAATCCTAATAGCATACCGTTTAATTATAAGATATGTCCTTTTAAATGATGTGGTCAATAAAGGAATCAACTACTCTTCTGAAAATAAAAAGAATTTGCTAATAATCGGAGGAGGATATTCCGCAAACGACATAATCAAAACAATAAATGCCACACTCAAAGGCCAATATGAAATAATCGGAATAATTGATGACAACAAAAAGCGTTTGGGATATTCAGTGGCAGGCGTGAGGATTATCGGTACACGCGATGACATCATAAAAGTCTGGGAATCCGAAAATGTCGACGAAATCTTTTTCTCAATTGTAAACATAGACAACAAAAACAAAAAGGAAATTCTTGAAATCTGCGGCAAAACCAATTGTAAAGTAAAGATATTGCCGAGTCTGACTGAACTGATTACTGAAGAAAACCTATACAACAGTTTAAGAGACGTGAGCATTGAAGATTTGCTTGGAAGAGATCCTGTTGAACTTGACAATCACAACATCAAAAGTCTAATCAACAAAAAAGTTGTTTTGGTAACCGGAGCCGGAGGGTCAATCGGTTCAGAATTATGCAGACAAATAATGCTCCATGACCCGAAACAAATCCTTTTACTGGACAACTATGAAAACAGCTTATATGATATTGAACTGGAACTTAAAACCAATCATCCAAATAATGACATACGTGCGGTTGTTGCAAATATTCGTGAAAAAGAAAGGTTGGATACAATATTTGATACATACAGACCTGAAATTGTATTTCATGCAGCGGCGCATAAGCATGTTCCCCTAATGGAAAATAATCCTACTGAAGCAATTAAGAATAATGTGTTTGGAACATACAATCTTGTTAATTGCTCCGACAAATATGGTGTCAAACGTTTTATTTTAATTTCAACTGATAAGGCAGTCAACCCAACCAACATAATGGGTGCAACCAAAAGATTATGTGAAATGATTATCCAGGCAAAAGACAAACAGAGTGCTACAGAATATGTTGCAGTCCGTTTTGGAAATGTGCTTGGAAGTAATGGGTCTGTTGTCCCACTATTTAAAAAACAGCTAGCTCATGGAGGGCCTCTTACAGTTACTCACAAGGAAATTACAAGATTTTTCATGACCATACCTGAAGCAGTAGCTTTAGTCCTTCAGGCAATCACTTATGCTGAAGGAGGAGAAATATTCGTTTTGGATATGGGAGAACCGGTTAAAATTTATGATCTGGCAAAAAGCCTCATTGAATTATCAGGATACACACTTGGAAAAGACATAGAAATTGAAATTACCGGAATGAGGCCTGGAGAGAAACTCTATGAAGAACTGCTGATGAATGAAGAAAATTTACAGGAAACTAAACATGAAAAGATTTACATAACCGAATCCATGAACTTTACAATGGATGATATCGAAAATAAATTAGACATGTTTAGGGACATTATAAATAACGAACATACATCAAAAGAAGAGATAAAAGAAACTATGAAAAAATGTGTTCCTACATACAGAGAACCTGAAGAAGTTAATGGAGATATACAATGA
- a CDS encoding coenzyme F420-0:L-glutamate ligase — protein sequence MDEELENIKHVINGDYIVIPIETGYIKPNDNLDSIIEPAKRLMKDNDYLVIAETPISVSQNRLVDEAKYTPSLTAKFLTVIWSKYLWGYVLGPLLKIKKRTIKNLRKLPKETEAHKEVVLQLYGLKHALKPASEAGIDLSNAPGTFVSLLPENPEKVACEIKDEIGKDVCVMIIDTDATYMKNGKYFTGLPIAIEGIDADNGFFGYLRGQLSENMGSTPLGCSEKMDVESALEIANIAEDYQKSLSTEMKTIHSVKAVLGSEIDEVTIEDLDSITHTPAVIIRKI from the coding sequence ATTGATGAAGAACTTGAAAATATTAAACATGTAATTAATGGAGATTACATCGTAATTCCAATTGAAACCGGCTATATTAAACCGAATGATAATTTGGATTCAATAATCGAACCTGCAAAAAGATTAATGAAGGATAATGATTATCTGGTTATTGCTGAAACTCCAATTTCAGTTTCACAGAACCGTCTGGTCGATGAGGCAAAATACACACCGTCACTAACTGCAAAATTTCTAACTGTCATATGGAGCAAATATCTCTGGGGTTATGTTCTTGGACCTTTGTTAAAAATTAAAAAAAGAACCATCAAAAATTTAAGAAAACTTCCAAAAGAAACAGAAGCCCATAAAGAGGTAGTTCTCCAATTATACGGTTTAAAACATGCACTTAAACCTGCTTCTGAGGCAGGAATTGACTTGAGTAATGCTCCCGGAACATTTGTTTCACTTCTTCCGGAAAATCCTGAAAAAGTTGCATGTGAAATCAAAGATGAAATTGGAAAGGATGTCTGTGTTATGATTATTGACACCGATGCGACTTACATGAAAAACGGCAAATACTTTACAGGCCTTCCGATTGCAATTGAGGGCATTGATGCCGACAATGGTTTTTTCGGATATCTCAGGGGACAATTATCAGAAAATATGGGATCAACACCATTAGGTTGCAGTGAAAAGATGGATGTTGAAAGCGCCCTTGAAATAGCAAATATTGCTGAAGATTATCAGAAATCCCTTTCAACCGAAATGAAAACCATACATAGTGTCAAAGCAGTTTTAGGTTCTGAAATTGATGAAGTAACTATTGAAGACCTTGATTCAATTACACACACCCCTGCAGTCATAATAAGAAAAATTTAA
- a CDS encoding pyruvate kinase alpha/beta domain-containing protein, translating into MERKFITYFEQQGKDYTNDLIKSVKDKIESNCDIKRIIIASATGESALKLHAALDDDIEIINVTHHMGFSGPNESDISEDMIEKLEDAGIKTYFGSHVFSGAARGVTNKYGGYSPLDVVADTLRMFSHGVKVSAEISIMAADAGLIPVGEKIIAIGGRGHGVDTAVILTPVNAKNLFDLKFHEIIAMPKE; encoded by the coding sequence ATGGAAAGAAAATTTATCACATATTTTGAACAACAAGGCAAAGATTACACAAATGACTTGATTAAAAGCGTAAAAGACAAAATTGAATCCAACTGTGATATAAAAAGAATCATAATAGCTTCTGCAACTGGTGAATCTGCATTAAAATTACATGCCGCTCTTGATGATGATATTGAAATAATCAATGTTACTCATCATATGGGGTTCAGCGGTCCGAATGAGTCAGATATCTCAGAAGATATGATTGAAAAACTGGAGGATGCAGGTATAAAAACTTACTTTGGTTCACATGTGTTCAGTGGGGCTGCAAGAGGAGTTACCAATAAATATGGAGGATATTCTCCATTGGATGTGGTGGCTGATACATTGAGAATGTTTTCCCATGGTGTCAAAGTTTCTGCTGAAATATCTATAATGGCTGCTGATGCCGGTTTAATTCCAGTCGGTGAAAAGATTATTGCAATTGGTGGAAGAGGTCATGGTGTTGACACCGCTGTCATTTTAACACCGGTTAATGCCAAAAATTTATTTGATTTGAAATTTCATGAAATTATTGCAATGCCTAAGGAATAG